The following coding sequences lie in one Aythya fuligula isolate bAytFul2 chromosome 17, bAytFul2.pri, whole genome shotgun sequence genomic window:
- the OGFOD2 gene encoding 2-oxoglutarate and iron-dependent oxygenase domain-containing protein 2 isoform X1: MAAARPFRACSCFFSANLFVRRCGLHVRYRHREQLLSDYGTALRERGCGSPEVLEAVVREIEAEVQRRKQLIHQSAERKAIIASRYKRKHPEVYVLQDSFLAPEFLEIVSYCTSPDAHLDGLLRYTESFSDKRIYRLPVFTEEFCRAFVEELENFEQSDMPKGRPNSMNNYGVLLNEIGMDENFITPLREKYLRPITALLYPDLGGACLDSHKAFVVKYALHEDLDLSSHYDNAEVTLNVSLGKDFTEGSLYFGDFRQDPSPMPSYIEVEHVGTQGLLHRGGQIHGALPIASGERWNLIVWMRASAIRNRLCPMCNQKPELVEAEGFGDGFTESAEDDVPETVDLCSLW; the protein is encoded by the exons ATGGCGGCAGCGCGGCCGTTCCGGGCGTGCTCCTGTTTCTTCTCCGCTAACCTCTTCGTGAGGCGCTGCGGGCTGCACGTTCGGTACCGCCACCGGGAGCAGCTCCTCAGCGACTACGGGACG GCGCTGAGGGAGCGCGGCTGCGGCAGCCCTGAGGTGTTGGAGGCTGTGGTGAGGGAG ATCGAGGCAGAAgtgcagaggagaaagcagctaATCCATCAGTCGGCGGAACGCAAAGCCATCATCGCCAGCCGTTACAAACGAAAACACCCCGAAGTGTACGTTCTTCAG GATTCTTTCCTGGCCCCGGAATTTTTAGAAATCGTTAGCTACTGCACTTCACCAGATGCTCATCTCGATGGCCTCCTGCGCTACACCGAGTCCTTCtcag ATAAGAGGATCTATCGGCTGCCAGTGTTCACGGAGGAGTTCTGCCGAGCCTTTGTTGAGGAGCTGGAGAACTTTGAGCAGTCGGACATGCCGAAGGGCAGGCCCAACAGTATGAATAACTACGGG GTCTTGCTCAACGAgatagggatggatgaaaacttCATCACGCCCCTGCGGGAGAAATACCTGCGGCCCATAACGGCTCTGCTCTACCCCGACCTGGGGGGCGCCTGCCTGGACAGCCACAAGGCGTTTGTGGTCAAGTACGCGCTGCACGAAGACCTGGATCTCAGCTCCCACTACGACAACGCAGAGGTCACCTTAAACGTTTCGCTGGGGAAAGACTTCACAGAAGGCAGCTTGTACTTCGGGGATTTCCGGCAG GATCCCAGCCCCATGCCGAGCTACATCGAGGTCGAACACGTGGGGACCCAGGGGCTGTTACACAGAGGAGGGCAGATCCACGGGGCGCTCCCCATCGCCTCAGGGGAGCGCTGGAACCTCATCGTCTGGATGAGAGCCTCGGCCATCCGCAACCGGCTCTGCCCCATGTGCAACCAGAAGCCCGAGCTGGTCGAAGCAGAGGGGTTCGGAGACGGCTTCACGGAAAGCGCTGAGGACGACGTGCCCGAGACTGTGGATCTCTGTTCGCTGTGGTAG
- the ARL6IP4 gene encoding ADP-ribosylation factor-like protein 6-interacting protein 4 yields MARSQPRKRSRSRSRSRSRQQRKEKRRKSSRELDSQPGSSSPGRRPSGPHRHGSSSAAAKEEKKKEGKSKKKRKASTSSSETSSSSSSSSSSSSSSSSSEDSSDSEPKAKKSRHSKKKQAKHKDKKKKKKIKKKSKKKSKEKPKEESTKAEVVPGPSLEQWQKESLVDSGPVLTDEQKSRIQAMKPMTKEEWDARQSVIRRVVDPETGRTRLIKGDGEVLEEIVSKERHKEINKQATRGDGLAFQVRTGMLQ; encoded by the exons ATGGCCCGCAGCCAACCGCGGAAGCGATCGCGGAGcaggagccggagccggagcaggcagcagaggaaggagaagcgcaggaagagcagcagggagctggactCGCAGCCCGGCAGCAGCTCGCCGGGGAGGCGGCCCTCGGGGCCTCACAGGCACGGGTCGAGCTCAGCAGCCGCCAAGGAAG aaaagaagaaggaaggaaagagcaaaaagaaaaggaaggcgAGCACATCGTCCTCTGAGACGtcttcttcctccagctcctcctcgtCTTCGtcctcttccagctcctcttccgAGGACTCCAGTGACAGTGAGCCCAAAGCAAAGAAGAGTCGACACAGCAAAAAGAAGCAAGCgaaacacaaagacaaaaagaagaagaagaaaataaaaaagaaatccaaaaagaagtcaaaagaaaaacCTAAGGAGGAGAGCACCAAGGCAGAAGTGGTGCCTGGCCCCTCGCTGGAGCAGTGGCAAAAGGAGTCGCTGGTGGACTCTGGGCCAG TCCTGACAGACGAACAGAAATCCCGCATCCAGGCTATGAAGCCGATGACAAAGGAGGAATGGGACGCGAGGCAGAGCGTCATACGGAGAGTCGTGGACCCCGAAACGGGGAGAACCAG GCTTATTAAGGGAGATGGAGAAGTGCTAGAAGAAATTGTCAGCAAGGAGAGACACAAAGAGATTAACAAG CAAGCCACCCGGGGGGACGGGCTGGCCTTCCAGGTGCGGACGGGGATGTTGCAGTGA
- the OGFOD2 gene encoding 2-oxoglutarate and iron-dependent oxygenase domain-containing protein 2 isoform X2 codes for MLCLFLDRGRSAEEKAANPSVGGTQSHHRQPLQTKTPRSDSFLAPEFLEIVSYCTSPDAHLDGLLRYTESFSDKRIYRLPVFTEEFCRAFVEELENFEQSDMPKGRPNSMNNYGVLLNEIGMDENFITPLREKYLRPITALLYPDLGGACLDSHKAFVVKYALHEDLDLSSHYDNAEVTLNVSLGKDFTEGSLYFGDFRQDPSPMPSYIEVEHVGTQGLLHRGGQIHGALPIASGERWNLIVWMRASAIRNRLCPMCNQKPELVEAEGFGDGFTESAEDDVPETVDLCSLW; via the exons ATGCTCTGTTTATTCCTAGATCGAGGCAGAAgtgcagaggagaaagcagctaATCCATCAGTCGGCGGAACGCAAAGCCATCATCGCCAGCCGTTACAAACGAAAACACCCCGAAGT GATTCTTTCCTGGCCCCGGAATTTTTAGAAATCGTTAGCTACTGCACTTCACCAGATGCTCATCTCGATGGCCTCCTGCGCTACACCGAGTCCTTCtcag ATAAGAGGATCTATCGGCTGCCAGTGTTCACGGAGGAGTTCTGCCGAGCCTTTGTTGAGGAGCTGGAGAACTTTGAGCAGTCGGACATGCCGAAGGGCAGGCCCAACAGTATGAATAACTACGGG GTCTTGCTCAACGAgatagggatggatgaaaacttCATCACGCCCCTGCGGGAGAAATACCTGCGGCCCATAACGGCTCTGCTCTACCCCGACCTGGGGGGCGCCTGCCTGGACAGCCACAAGGCGTTTGTGGTCAAGTACGCGCTGCACGAAGACCTGGATCTCAGCTCCCACTACGACAACGCAGAGGTCACCTTAAACGTTTCGCTGGGGAAAGACTTCACAGAAGGCAGCTTGTACTTCGGGGATTTCCGGCAG GATCCCAGCCCCATGCCGAGCTACATCGAGGTCGAACACGTGGGGACCCAGGGGCTGTTACACAGAGGAGGGCAGATCCACGGGGCGCTCCCCATCGCCTCAGGGGAGCGCTGGAACCTCATCGTCTGGATGAGAGCCTCGGCCATCCGCAACCGGCTCTGCCCCATGTGCAACCAGAAGCCCGAGCTGGTCGAAGCAGAGGGGTTCGGAGACGGCTTCACGGAAAGCGCTGAGGACGACGTGCCCGAGACTGTGGATCTCTGTTCGCTGTGGTAG